A genomic window from Silene latifolia isolate original U9 population chromosome 11, ASM4854445v1, whole genome shotgun sequence includes:
- the LOC141610662 gene encoding uncharacterized protein LOC141610662: MESSPVIVKPKIWLLRSRATQVPDTSYSAGALCVCKSGLLISTIFGVCPRTKWVSKKRVVRYLSRPEDFVVTAYDHTLRKFDVKLVYKCTEFGILFYQVVKNDGDEFECVDLDNVNQEQFPVKNVFAYLHHNSLSYSTLTAIDSYPFPPPNLTFPDNVFDSIVAQLTTDEGTDLYFDTMACDPPYRMVENTVDLESCNQGNIRLDGLPKPKTERPKLGNPDDDILPEVLYLYTKLPLLQFSGLGCDMKTGSSGCSVFKMENNELVGLILFNLNSSCFAVPLSVLHHCYSKFNKRRKRGRGEKGGGGGGGGGGGGGGGGGGGGGGGGGGGGGGGGGGGGGGGRGRGRGGGKGQGRKGLGAIGSHG; the protein is encoded by the coding sequence ATGGAGTCAAGCCCAGTAATAGTTAAGCCTAAAATTTGGTTACTGCGTTCTAGAGCTACTCAGGTGCCGGACACATCTTATTCGGCTGGGGCTTTGTGTGTCTGTAAATCGGGTTTATTGATAAGTACAATATTTGGGGTATGTCCTAGAACAAAATGGGTCTCAAAGAAAAGGGTTGTTAGATACTTATCCAGGCCAGAAGATTTTGTGGTAACAGCATATGATCATACCCTCAGAAAATTTGATGTAAAATTGGTATACAAATGCACTGAATTCGGGATTTTGTTTTATCAAGTTGTTAAGAATGATGGGGATGAGTTTGAATGTGTGGATCTTGATAATGTCAATCAAGAACAATTCCCTGTCAAAAATGTATTTGCATACCTCCATCATAATTCGCTTTCGTATTCCACTCTAACTGCCATTGACAGTTATCCTTTCCCTCCTCCTAATTTAACGTTTCCTGATAACGTTTTCGACTCGATTGTTGCTCAATTGACAACCGATGAGGGAACCGATCTATATTTCGATACTATGGCTTGTGATCCGCCATATCGGATGGTTGAGAATACGGTGGATTTAGAATCATGCAATCAAGGAAATATTCGTTTAGATGGTCTACCTAAACCTAAAACTGAACGTCCTAAACTTGGCAACCCGGATGACGACATTCTTCCGGAAGTTTTATATCTGTATACGAAACTTCCCCTTTTACAGTTTTCGGGATTGGGATGTGATATGAAGACTGGATCGTCAGGTTGCTCTGTTTTCAAGATGGAAAACAATGAGTTGGTTGGATTAATACTGTTTAATCTAAATTCTTCTTGTTTTGCTGTGCCTTTGAGTGTCCTTCATCATTGTTATAGTAAGTTTAACAAAAGACGAAAAAGGGGAAGAGGTGAAAaaggaggtggaggtggaggtggaggtggaggtggaggtggaggtggaggtggaggtggaggtggaggtggtggaggtggaggtggaggtggaggtggaggtggaggtggaggtggaggtcgAGGTCGAGGTCGAGGTGGAGGGAAAGGACAAGGAAGAAAAGGTCTCGGAGCAATTGGTAGCCATGGATGA